One part of the Nocardioides zeae genome encodes these proteins:
- a CDS encoding PP2C family protein-serine/threonine phosphatase gives MNEVELHHGSASDVGRVRSQNQDAFLAQPPVFVVADGMGGHADGDVASRLVIDEFTRLGSPSCSSREGAALVITTLRACHDRLLELAEAKHAAGETDWFSGTTAVVALVVEDEGGPKWLLANLGDSRIYKLSDGELDQVSTDHSLVQELHDAGEISAAEMRTHPRRNVITRALGGASFAQPDFFLLPLTSAERIVLCSDGVNGMIDDAEIEQILRDATDPRDAAERVVQAAVEAGGEDNATAVVVDVVGLARAGQVYDSEQQRMSLEEKLGALP, from the coding sequence GTGAACGAAGTCGAGCTCCACCACGGGTCCGCCTCCGACGTGGGACGGGTCCGGTCGCAGAACCAGGACGCCTTCCTGGCCCAGCCCCCCGTCTTCGTCGTCGCCGACGGGATGGGCGGCCACGCGGACGGCGACGTCGCCAGCCGCCTCGTCATCGACGAGTTCACGCGGCTCGGCAGCCCGAGCTGCAGCTCGCGGGAGGGGGCCGCCCTCGTCATCACGACCCTCCGCGCCTGCCACGACCGCCTCCTCGAGCTGGCCGAGGCCAAGCACGCCGCCGGGGAGACCGACTGGTTCTCCGGCACCACCGCGGTCGTCGCGCTCGTCGTCGAGGACGAGGGCGGGCCGAAGTGGCTGCTCGCCAACCTCGGCGACTCCCGCATCTACAAGCTGAGCGACGGCGAGCTCGACCAGGTGAGCACCGACCACTCCCTCGTGCAGGAGCTCCACGACGCCGGGGAGATCTCCGCGGCCGAGATGCGCACCCACCCCCGACGCAACGTCATCACCCGGGCGCTCGGGGGCGCCAGCTTCGCGCAGCCCGACTTCTTCCTCCTGCCGCTCACCTCCGCCGAGCGGATCGTGCTGTGCAGCGACGGGGTGAACGGGATGATCGACGACGCCGAGATCGAGCAGATCCTCCGCGACGCCACCGACCCCCGCGACGCGGCCGAGCGGGTCGTGCAGGCCGCGGTGGAGGCGGGTGGCGAGGACAACGCCACTGCGGTGGTGGTCGATGTGGTGGGATTGGCGAGGGCCGGGCAGGTCTACGACTCTGAGCAGCAGCGGATGAGTCTCGAGGAGAAGCTGGGAGCACTTCCATGA
- a CDS encoding FHA domain-containing protein gives MTDDVTTGAARSYRPGAWFAVFGTGASVLLPPTHKHRVAALWELVDDGAAFDEVLDALIASGLRDLPAFVLLSDGDDGEVRVVVRGAATVLLRQDDDETEVSGTAGGTWVERTVSSVTAVTVTVEQPEGAEGGAADLPIGSGLVRVSRVDAPAVVAPAAVDDAAPAAPVGAPDAGPVAAPVDDAALDEVDEARKDGAYGAAAASLAAAPAVPAAVGPLGDTPDEGAATDEAALVEAEPEVELEPEVEAEPEPVELVAEPQEEPAPEPPAHPFVDVPAEDATIVSPPLLAPQAPAAPFGEAAESADELEAPPVEPDDGTTSFSPVLSASPVESQIEAPPVEPDDGATSFSPVLPDARVAPPAPTAPPAPPFGLPDADADEDDRTMAGFHLSSRPGMQAEEVPSAPDYSGDDPLGVGPSQPEPDDSDTGALPAPPSWAAASPPPPAPPSWAPAPPAPAPDRDEDAQTHDGMTQGGGGGFDPGQLAPPRGIPGQPPAPSVTARPVARLVFSSGETVDVDRAILVGRAPEARRFTSAEQPRLVTVPSPQQEISSTHLEVRPGSGVDHGSAIVTDMGSTNGTVLVQPGLPPEDLQPGIAVQLIPGAIIDLGDGLTIQVANP, from the coding sequence ATGACAGACGACGTCACCACCGGCGCCGCACGGTCCTACCGTCCCGGCGCCTGGTTCGCCGTGTTCGGGACCGGCGCCAGCGTCCTCCTCCCGCCCACCCACAAGCACCGCGTCGCCGCCCTCTGGGAGCTCGTCGACGACGGCGCCGCGTTCGACGAGGTGCTCGACGCCCTCATCGCGTCGGGTCTGCGCGACCTGCCGGCGTTCGTGCTGCTCAGCGACGGCGACGACGGCGAGGTGCGCGTGGTGGTGCGCGGCGCCGCCACCGTGCTGCTGCGCCAGGACGACGACGAGACCGAGGTGTCCGGCACGGCCGGCGGCACCTGGGTCGAGCGCACCGTCTCCTCCGTCACCGCCGTCACCGTGACCGTCGAGCAGCCCGAGGGCGCCGAGGGCGGCGCTGCCGACCTGCCCATCGGGTCCGGTCTCGTGCGTGTCTCCCGGGTCGACGCCCCCGCCGTCGTCGCGCCCGCCGCCGTCGACGACGCGGCACCCGCCGCGCCGGTCGGGGCTCCCGACGCGGGTCCCGTCGCAGCCCCCGTGGACGACGCCGCCCTCGACGAGGTCGACGAGGCACGGAAGGACGGGGCGTACGGCGCGGCCGCCGCCTCCCTGGCCGCCGCCCCCGCCGTGCCCGCCGCCGTGGGGCCGCTCGGCGACACCCCCGACGAGGGCGCCGCCACCGACGAGGCGGCGCTGGTCGAGGCGGAGCCGGAGGTCGAGCTGGAGCCGGAGGTCGAGGCGGAGCCGGAGCCGGTCGAGCTCGTCGCGGAGCCGCAGGAGGAGCCGGCGCCGGAGCCCCCGGCGCACCCTTTCGTCGACGTTCCCGCCGAGGACGCCACGATCGTCTCCCCGCCCCTCCTCGCGCCGCAGGCGCCGGCGGCCCCCTTCGGCGAGGCGGCCGAGAGCGCTGACGAGCTCGAGGCCCCGCCGGTCGAGCCGGACGACGGCACGACGTCGTTCTCGCCCGTGCTGTCCGCGTCGCCGGTCGAGTCGCAGATAGAGGCGCCTCCCGTGGAGCCGGACGACGGCGCGACGTCGTTCTCGCCGGTCCTGCCCGACGCCCGGGTGGCCCCGCCCGCTCCTACCGCTCCGCCGGCCCCGCCGTTCGGCCTGCCCGACGCGGACGCGGACGAGGACGACCGCACGATGGCCGGGTTCCACCTGTCGTCGCGCCCCGGCATGCAGGCGGAGGAGGTGCCGTCGGCGCCGGACTACTCCGGGGACGACCCGTTGGGCGTCGGCCCGTCGCAGCCCGAGCCGGACGACTCCGACACCGGCGCCCTGCCCGCTCCGCCGTCGTGGGCCGCGGCGTCCCCGCCGCCGCCCGCGCCGCCGAGCTGGGCGCCCGCGCCTCCCGCGCCCGCCCCCGACCGTGACGAGGACGCGCAGACCCACGACGGCATGACGCAGGGTGGTGGCGGGGGCTTCGACCCCGGGCAGCTCGCGCCGCCGCGCGGCATCCCGGGCCAGCCGCCCGCGCCCAGCGTGACCGCGCGTCCGGTGGCACGGCTGGTGTTCTCCAGCGGCGAGACGGTCGACGTCGACCGGGCCATCCTCGTCGGGCGTGCCCCCGAGGCGCGGCGCTTCACCTCCGCCGAGCAGCCGCGCCTGGTGACGGTGCCGAGCCCGCAGCAGGAGATCTCCTCGACCCACCTCGAGGTGCGCCCGGGCTCCGGGGTCGACCACGGCAGCGCGATCGTCACCGACATGGGCTCGACCAACGGGACCGTGCTGGTGCAGCCCGGCCTCCCGCCGGAGGACCTCCAGCCCGGCATCGCCGTGCAGCTCATCCCCGGCGCGATCATCGACCTCGGTGACGGACTCACGATCCAGGTGGCCAATCCCTGA
- a CDS encoding RDD family protein, whose amino-acid sequence MTTASSDGPSAPAAEIDRRFLALAIDRLLGWGLMAGIGVASWFLLIDAGQPVLGWIVVVLGVLLVGLLFAVLTGLRGLTPGKALLGLRVVHHGTGTPIGIGPAVMRSLIVAAGTVPLGFGLVTLAWTVVTDPGRQRRGFHDVIASSVVLDVRPRAIEEEPDSDDGPRHVVNLTAMRLRPAPVTPPPSRPAAPAGQSGQSGQSGQRPAAPESAPTPARQPAVAQQPARPAQPPVQPPPQQRPPAPPQPGQPGQPGQPGQPGQPGQPGPGGAPGAQRPPQPGRRRRDVPEQTAPPRPPQAPPTPQGPPADRDSTRAGKAMTRWRVTFDSGESFVVAGLGLVGRKPDARPGEQVAHLVPLQSTDMSLSKTHAQFHLSPEGSLVVMDRGSTNGSFINRGGVARELTAGRAATLVDGDVVRFGDREMRVTREG is encoded by the coding sequence ATGACGACTGCCTCCTCCGACGGCCCCTCGGCTCCCGCAGCCGAGATCGACCGCCGGTTCCTCGCTCTGGCCATCGACCGCCTGCTCGGCTGGGGTCTCATGGCCGGCATCGGCGTGGCGTCGTGGTTCCTCCTCATCGACGCCGGTCAGCCGGTCCTCGGCTGGATCGTCGTCGTGCTCGGCGTGCTCCTCGTGGGGCTGCTCTTCGCGGTGCTCACGGGCCTGCGGGGCCTCACGCCCGGCAAGGCGCTGCTGGGGCTCCGGGTGGTCCACCACGGCACCGGTACGCCGATCGGCATCGGCCCCGCCGTCATGCGGTCCCTCATTGTCGCCGCCGGCACCGTGCCCCTCGGCTTCGGCCTCGTCACGCTGGCGTGGACCGTCGTGACCGACCCCGGTCGCCAGCGCCGGGGCTTCCACGACGTCATCGCCAGCTCGGTCGTGCTCGACGTGCGCCCGCGTGCGATCGAGGAGGAGCCGGACTCCGACGACGGGCCGCGCCACGTCGTCAACCTCACCGCGATGCGCCTGCGCCCGGCCCCGGTCACGCCGCCGCCCAGCCGCCCCGCCGCACCGGCGGGCCAGTCGGGGCAGTCGGGGCAGTCGGGCCAGCGACCCGCGGCCCCGGAGTCGGCCCCGACGCCGGCCCGGCAGCCTGCGGTGGCGCAGCAGCCCGCGCGTCCCGCCCAGCCGCCCGTCCAGCCTCCGCCGCAGCAGCGCCCCCCGGCCCCGCCGCAGCCGGGGCAGCCGGGCCAGCCGGGCCAGCCGGGCCAGCCGGGCCAGCCGGGCCAGCCGGGCCCCGGCGGGGCGCCCGGCGCGCAGCGGCCTCCGCAGCCGGGGCGGCGTCGCCGCGACGTACCCGAGCAGACCGCGCCCCCGCGCCCGCCGCAGGCACCGCCGACGCCGCAGGGTCCGCCGGCCGACCGCGACTCCACGCGGGCGGGGAAGGCGATGACGCGCTGGCGGGTGACGTTCGACAGCGGCGAGAGCTTCGTCGTCGCAGGCCTCGGGCTCGTCGGCCGCAAGCCGGACGCGCGACCGGGGGAGCAGGTCGCGCACCTGGTGCCGTTGCAGTCCACCGACATGTCGCTGTCGAAGACCCACGCGCAGTTCCACCTGTCGCCCGAGGGGTCGCTCGTCGTCATGGACCGCGGGTCGACGAACGGGTCGTTCATCAACCGCGGTGGTGTCGCGCGGGAGCTGACCGCCGGCCGGGCGGCGACGCTGGTCGACGGCGACGTGGTGCGGTTCGGTGATCGCGAGATGCGGGTGACCCGCGAGGGCTGA